A single region of the Brachypodium distachyon strain Bd21 chromosome 3, Brachypodium_distachyon_v3.0, whole genome shotgun sequence genome encodes:
- the LOC100824501 gene encoding protein FAR1-RELATED SEQUENCE 5 isoform X1: MPPRLPLLAASATTPSLRRSSSSSRERRHRRLVSPSILSLPTVSPPHTLRTDAPFSSPFHLNLPQFVTEAKVKVGRPPYLALLGPPPVVALIQFAMTEMMTELDMAEADITEKSSKLTGTCIVAGDEGFRNPESRRKKAIKNAGTATASVSELSKEPDGNQSMTEARVRPADANSQELSSGSIEKNIEEPVANQSVTEARVQPASDNSQELSSDSIEKNTEGLLEDELDIQTNSVEHTPQQAEEQNQLHGNMQIIEMPSNNISSESDSDSSSGSDSDSELGKYFYPKIEELENARQPEPGMKFQTLEDAHGFYNTYALLTGFAVKRGTNYMRKKFHLVCNRSGKPKPTRLNRKRKRSSIEKTNCQAKVIVKLTRGQWEFTTVRNEHNHPLCPSASLTKFFLSHKDISTEEKSLLKVLQKSRIPPNKVMKIFRRMRDIPLKKKDMTGLQYAEHRRTENSDVEVTLKHLKELELRNPCFLYTKQTDEDNIARSIFWSDARSKLDYEIFGDFLLFDTTYTTFRHNMPFTPIIGINNHGRTLLLGCALLHDEKSETFIWMFQKLLQMMGGKMPVSIITNQDEAMAKAIAEVMPQVRHRFCKSDVMGKAQEKISAFMAVRGNIKEELDSLVDNSLTETEFEEGWISLIKRYDASENEYLRIMWKTRKNWVPVYFRQDFFPFVESHGRGERMNLLFKDYVLTNDRIEKFIERYEEIQKEIIETDDEDRLQTGTVPSCFSLHPIEKHAANIYTRQIFLKVQREVLNSTAFNVHEVQRGVVYRLDKVFNYENPEFDRNYFEVIVEPGTNSFTCQCAKFTRDGILCCHIIRLFTQFGINEIPEQYILPRWTDKFREEKAKQYKEKCLRKTENTMRYAKFMSKMADLGKRICGDGARYNAAMLEVDKIEKMSTAEGENPEFDELDSMCCGQGPRQQKHWHDCRAAEAMSDMCGNQDVQVQVGAHVQDEG, translated from the exons ATGCCTCCCCGGCTCCCTCTTCTGGCTGCCAGCGCCACaaccccctcgctccgtcgctcgtcttcctcctcgcgcgagcgccgccaccgccggttggtttccccttcgattctctcgctcccgaccgtttctcctccccaCACCCTACGAACGGAtgcgccctttagctccccgtttcatctcaatcttccccaattcgtaactgaggcaaaagtcaaggtagggcggccgccttaccttgccctactgggtcctccgcctgTGGTTGCTTTGATCCAG TTTGCAATGACAGAGATGATGACAGAATTGGATATGGCAGAAGCAGATATCACGGAGAAGTCCTCAAAACTTACAGGGACATGCATTGTAGCTGGTGATGAAGGTTTCCGTAACCCTGAGTCTCGCAGGAAAAAG GCCATTAAAAATGCTGGGACTGCAACAGCATCTGTAAGTGAGTTGAGTAAG GAACCTGATGGCAACCAATCAATGACAGAAGCAAGAGTACGACCAGCCGATGCCAATTCTCAG GAACTATCTTCAGGTAGTATTGAAAAGAATATAGAGGAACCTGttgccaaccaatcagtgaCAGAAGCAAGAGTACAACCAGCCAGTGACAATTCTCAA GAACTATCTTCAGATAGTATTGAAAAGAATACAGAGGGACTGTTGGAAGATGAACTGGATATACAGACGAATTCTGTTGAACATACACCGCAGCAAGCCGAAGAACAAAACCAGTTACATGGCAATATGCAAATCATTGAAATGCCAAGCAACAATATCAGCAGTGAAAGTGATTCGGACAGCAGCTCGGGGAGTGACTCAGATAGTGAATTAGGAAAATACTTTTATCCTAAAATTGAGGAATTAGAGAATGCAAGACAACCAGAACCTGGAATGAAATTCCAAACCCTTGAAGATGCGCACGGGTTCTACAATACATATGCTCTCCTAACAGGTTTTGCAGTTAAGCGAGGTACAAATTACATGAGAAAGAAGTTTCACCTAGTATGCAACAGGAGTGGCAAACCAAAGCCAACTCGGCTGAAcaggaaaaggaagagaagcTCTATAGAGAAGACAAATTGCCAAGCAAAGGTGATAGTGAAGCTCACTAGGGGACAGTGGGAGTTCACGACAGTTCGCAATGAGCACAACCATCCACTGTGCCCTAGCGCTTCCCTCACAAAATTTTTCTTGAGCCATAAAGACATATCAACTGAAGAGAAATCGCTTCTAAAAGTTCTGCAAAAAAGTAGGATACCTCCCAATAAAGTTATGAAGATCTTTAGGAGAATGAGAGACATACCGTTGAAGAAAAAAGACATGACCGGTTTACAGTATGCAGAACATCGTAGAACAGAAAACTCAGATGTTGAAGTAACGTTGAAGCACTTGAAAGAACTGGAGCTGCGGAACCCATGCTTTCTCTACACGAAGCAAACAGATGAAGACAACATAGCTCGGAGTATTTTCTGGAGTGATGCAAGGTCGAAATTGGATTATGAAATTTTTGGAGATTTCCTGTTGTTTGATACAACCTATACCACATTTAGGCATAATATGCCATTCACTCCTATTATTGGAATAAATAACCATGGGAGAACCCTATTGTTAGGATGCGCCTTGCTACATGATGAGAAATCTGAAACTTTCATATGGATGTTCCAGAAACTTCTGCAAATGATGGGAGGAAAAATGCCAGTATCAATCATAACAAACCAGGATGAAGCTATGGCAAAAGCAATTGCAGAGGTCATGCCGCAAGTAAGGCACAGGTTTTGCAAATCGGATGTAATGGGTAAAGCACAGGAAAAGATATCAGCCTTCATGGCAGTAAGAGGCAACATAAAGGAAGAGCTGGATAGCTTAGTTGACAATTCACTGACGGAAACAGAATTTGAAGAAGGGTGGATTTCACTCATTAAGAGATACGATGCAAGTGAGAACGAGTACCTAAGAATCATGtggaaaacaaggaaaaactGGGTGCCTGTTTATTTCAGGCAAGATTTCTTTCCATTTGTCGAATCACATGGACGTGGGGAAAGGATGAACCTATTGTTCAAAGACTATGTTCTTACTAATGACAGAATAGAGAAATTCATTGAAAGATATGAGGAGATACAAAAGGAAATAATAGAAACGGATGATGAAGATAGACTTCAAACAGGAACTGTACCTTCATGTTTCTCTTTGCACCCGATTGAAAAGCATGCAGCTAATATTTACACAAGGCAAATATTTCTGAAAGTACAGAGGGAAGTTCTCAATTCTACAGCATTCAATGTGCATGAGGTACAAAGAGGGGTTGTGTACCGACTGGACAAGGTTTTCAACTACGAGAACCCAGAGTTTGATAGGAATTACTTTGAAGTGATAGTTGAACCTGGGACCAATTCATTCACATGCCAATGCGCAAAGTTTACCCGGGATGGAATACTTTGTTGTCACATAATCAGACTATTCACGCAGTTTGGAATCAATGAAATACCCGAGCAATATATACTTCCCAGATGGACtgacaaattcagagaagagAAGGCAAAACAGTACAAGGAAAAATGCTTACGGAAGACAGAAAATACAATGAGGTATGCAAAGTTTATGAGTAAAATGGCTGACCTGGGCAAAAGAATATGTGGTGATGGTGCAAGATACAATGCAGCAATGCTTGAAGTTGACAAGATTGAAAAAATGTCAACGGCTGAAGGAGAAAATCCTGAATTTGATGAGTTAGACAGCATGTGTTGTGGACAAGGGCCTAGGCAACAGAAGCATTGGCATGATTGCAGGGCAGCTGAAGCCATGTCCGACATGTGCGGGAATCAGGATGTCCAGGTCCAGGTGGGTGCTCATGTCCAGGATGAAGGATGA
- the LOC100824501 gene encoding protein FAR1-RELATED SEQUENCE 5 isoform X2, which produces MPPRLPLLAASATTPSLRRSSSSSRERRHRRLVSPSILSLPTVSPPHTLRTDAPFSSPFHLNLPQFVTEAKVKVGRPPYLALLGPPPVVALIQFAMTEMMTELDMAEADITEKSSKLTGTCIVAGDEGFRNPESRRKKAIKNAGTATASEPDGNQSMTEARVRPADANSQELSSGSIEKNIEEPVANQSVTEARVQPASDNSQELSSDSIEKNTEGLLEDELDIQTNSVEHTPQQAEEQNQLHGNMQIIEMPSNNISSESDSDSSSGSDSDSELGKYFYPKIEELENARQPEPGMKFQTLEDAHGFYNTYALLTGFAVKRGTNYMRKKFHLVCNRSGKPKPTRLNRKRKRSSIEKTNCQAKVIVKLTRGQWEFTTVRNEHNHPLCPSASLTKFFLSHKDISTEEKSLLKVLQKSRIPPNKVMKIFRRMRDIPLKKKDMTGLQYAEHRRTENSDVEVTLKHLKELELRNPCFLYTKQTDEDNIARSIFWSDARSKLDYEIFGDFLLFDTTYTTFRHNMPFTPIIGINNHGRTLLLGCALLHDEKSETFIWMFQKLLQMMGGKMPVSIITNQDEAMAKAIAEVMPQVRHRFCKSDVMGKAQEKISAFMAVRGNIKEELDSLVDNSLTETEFEEGWISLIKRYDASENEYLRIMWKTRKNWVPVYFRQDFFPFVESHGRGERMNLLFKDYVLTNDRIEKFIERYEEIQKEIIETDDEDRLQTGTVPSCFSLHPIEKHAANIYTRQIFLKVQREVLNSTAFNVHEVQRGVVYRLDKVFNYENPEFDRNYFEVIVEPGTNSFTCQCAKFTRDGILCCHIIRLFTQFGINEIPEQYILPRWTDKFREEKAKQYKEKCLRKTENTMRYAKFMSKMADLGKRICGDGARYNAAMLEVDKIEKMSTAEGENPEFDELDSMCCGQGPRQQKHWHDCRAAEAMSDMCGNQDVQVQVGAHVQDEG; this is translated from the exons ATGCCTCCCCGGCTCCCTCTTCTGGCTGCCAGCGCCACaaccccctcgctccgtcgctcgtcttcctcctcgcgcgagcgccgccaccgccggttggtttccccttcgattctctcgctcccgaccgtttctcctccccaCACCCTACGAACGGAtgcgccctttagctccccgtttcatctcaatcttccccaattcgtaactgaggcaaaagtcaaggtagggcggccgccttaccttgccctactgggtcctccgcctgTGGTTGCTTTGATCCAG TTTGCAATGACAGAGATGATGACAGAATTGGATATGGCAGAAGCAGATATCACGGAGAAGTCCTCAAAACTTACAGGGACATGCATTGTAGCTGGTGATGAAGGTTTCCGTAACCCTGAGTCTCGCAGGAAAAAG GCCATTAAAAATGCTGGGACTGCAACAGCATCT GAACCTGATGGCAACCAATCAATGACAGAAGCAAGAGTACGACCAGCCGATGCCAATTCTCAG GAACTATCTTCAGGTAGTATTGAAAAGAATATAGAGGAACCTGttgccaaccaatcagtgaCAGAAGCAAGAGTACAACCAGCCAGTGACAATTCTCAA GAACTATCTTCAGATAGTATTGAAAAGAATACAGAGGGACTGTTGGAAGATGAACTGGATATACAGACGAATTCTGTTGAACATACACCGCAGCAAGCCGAAGAACAAAACCAGTTACATGGCAATATGCAAATCATTGAAATGCCAAGCAACAATATCAGCAGTGAAAGTGATTCGGACAGCAGCTCGGGGAGTGACTCAGATAGTGAATTAGGAAAATACTTTTATCCTAAAATTGAGGAATTAGAGAATGCAAGACAACCAGAACCTGGAATGAAATTCCAAACCCTTGAAGATGCGCACGGGTTCTACAATACATATGCTCTCCTAACAGGTTTTGCAGTTAAGCGAGGTACAAATTACATGAGAAAGAAGTTTCACCTAGTATGCAACAGGAGTGGCAAACCAAAGCCAACTCGGCTGAAcaggaaaaggaagagaagcTCTATAGAGAAGACAAATTGCCAAGCAAAGGTGATAGTGAAGCTCACTAGGGGACAGTGGGAGTTCACGACAGTTCGCAATGAGCACAACCATCCACTGTGCCCTAGCGCTTCCCTCACAAAATTTTTCTTGAGCCATAAAGACATATCAACTGAAGAGAAATCGCTTCTAAAAGTTCTGCAAAAAAGTAGGATACCTCCCAATAAAGTTATGAAGATCTTTAGGAGAATGAGAGACATACCGTTGAAGAAAAAAGACATGACCGGTTTACAGTATGCAGAACATCGTAGAACAGAAAACTCAGATGTTGAAGTAACGTTGAAGCACTTGAAAGAACTGGAGCTGCGGAACCCATGCTTTCTCTACACGAAGCAAACAGATGAAGACAACATAGCTCGGAGTATTTTCTGGAGTGATGCAAGGTCGAAATTGGATTATGAAATTTTTGGAGATTTCCTGTTGTTTGATACAACCTATACCACATTTAGGCATAATATGCCATTCACTCCTATTATTGGAATAAATAACCATGGGAGAACCCTATTGTTAGGATGCGCCTTGCTACATGATGAGAAATCTGAAACTTTCATATGGATGTTCCAGAAACTTCTGCAAATGATGGGAGGAAAAATGCCAGTATCAATCATAACAAACCAGGATGAAGCTATGGCAAAAGCAATTGCAGAGGTCATGCCGCAAGTAAGGCACAGGTTTTGCAAATCGGATGTAATGGGTAAAGCACAGGAAAAGATATCAGCCTTCATGGCAGTAAGAGGCAACATAAAGGAAGAGCTGGATAGCTTAGTTGACAATTCACTGACGGAAACAGAATTTGAAGAAGGGTGGATTTCACTCATTAAGAGATACGATGCAAGTGAGAACGAGTACCTAAGAATCATGtggaaaacaaggaaaaactGGGTGCCTGTTTATTTCAGGCAAGATTTCTTTCCATTTGTCGAATCACATGGACGTGGGGAAAGGATGAACCTATTGTTCAAAGACTATGTTCTTACTAATGACAGAATAGAGAAATTCATTGAAAGATATGAGGAGATACAAAAGGAAATAATAGAAACGGATGATGAAGATAGACTTCAAACAGGAACTGTACCTTCATGTTTCTCTTTGCACCCGATTGAAAAGCATGCAGCTAATATTTACACAAGGCAAATATTTCTGAAAGTACAGAGGGAAGTTCTCAATTCTACAGCATTCAATGTGCATGAGGTACAAAGAGGGGTTGTGTACCGACTGGACAAGGTTTTCAACTACGAGAACCCAGAGTTTGATAGGAATTACTTTGAAGTGATAGTTGAACCTGGGACCAATTCATTCACATGCCAATGCGCAAAGTTTACCCGGGATGGAATACTTTGTTGTCACATAATCAGACTATTCACGCAGTTTGGAATCAATGAAATACCCGAGCAATATATACTTCCCAGATGGACtgacaaattcagagaagagAAGGCAAAACAGTACAAGGAAAAATGCTTACGGAAGACAGAAAATACAATGAGGTATGCAAAGTTTATGAGTAAAATGGCTGACCTGGGCAAAAGAATATGTGGTGATGGTGCAAGATACAATGCAGCAATGCTTGAAGTTGACAAGATTGAAAAAATGTCAACGGCTGAAGGAGAAAATCCTGAATTTGATGAGTTAGACAGCATGTGTTGTGGACAAGGGCCTAGGCAACAGAAGCATTGGCATGATTGCAGGGCAGCTGAAGCCATGTCCGACATGTGCGGGAATCAGGATGTCCAGGTCCAGGTGGGTGCTCATGTCCAGGATGAAGGATGA
- the LOC100824501 gene encoding protein FAR1-RELATED SEQUENCE 9 isoform X3: protein MMTELDMAEADITEKSSKLTGTCIVAGDEGFRNPESRRKKAIKNAGTATASVSELSKEPDGNQSMTEARVRPADANSQELSSGSIEKNIEEPVANQSVTEARVQPASDNSQELSSDSIEKNTEGLLEDELDIQTNSVEHTPQQAEEQNQLHGNMQIIEMPSNNISSESDSDSSSGSDSDSELGKYFYPKIEELENARQPEPGMKFQTLEDAHGFYNTYALLTGFAVKRGTNYMRKKFHLVCNRSGKPKPTRLNRKRKRSSIEKTNCQAKVIVKLTRGQWEFTTVRNEHNHPLCPSASLTKFFLSHKDISTEEKSLLKVLQKSRIPPNKVMKIFRRMRDIPLKKKDMTGLQYAEHRRTENSDVEVTLKHLKELELRNPCFLYTKQTDEDNIARSIFWSDARSKLDYEIFGDFLLFDTTYTTFRHNMPFTPIIGINNHGRTLLLGCALLHDEKSETFIWMFQKLLQMMGGKMPVSIITNQDEAMAKAIAEVMPQVRHRFCKSDVMGKAQEKISAFMAVRGNIKEELDSLVDNSLTETEFEEGWISLIKRYDASENEYLRIMWKTRKNWVPVYFRQDFFPFVESHGRGERMNLLFKDYVLTNDRIEKFIERYEEIQKEIIETDDEDRLQTGTVPSCFSLHPIEKHAANIYTRQIFLKVQREVLNSTAFNVHEVQRGVVYRLDKVFNYENPEFDRNYFEVIVEPGTNSFTCQCAKFTRDGILCCHIIRLFTQFGINEIPEQYILPRWTDKFREEKAKQYKEKCLRKTENTMRYAKFMSKMADLGKRICGDGARYNAAMLEVDKIEKMSTAEGENPEFDELDSMCCGQGPRQQKHWHDCRAAEAMSDMCGNQDVQVQVGAHVQDEG, encoded by the exons ATGATGACAGAATTGGATATGGCAGAAGCAGATATCACGGAGAAGTCCTCAAAACTTACAGGGACATGCATTGTAGCTGGTGATGAAGGTTTCCGTAACCCTGAGTCTCGCAGGAAAAAG GCCATTAAAAATGCTGGGACTGCAACAGCATCTGTAAGTGAGTTGAGTAAG GAACCTGATGGCAACCAATCAATGACAGAAGCAAGAGTACGACCAGCCGATGCCAATTCTCAG GAACTATCTTCAGGTAGTATTGAAAAGAATATAGAGGAACCTGttgccaaccaatcagtgaCAGAAGCAAGAGTACAACCAGCCAGTGACAATTCTCAA GAACTATCTTCAGATAGTATTGAAAAGAATACAGAGGGACTGTTGGAAGATGAACTGGATATACAGACGAATTCTGTTGAACATACACCGCAGCAAGCCGAAGAACAAAACCAGTTACATGGCAATATGCAAATCATTGAAATGCCAAGCAACAATATCAGCAGTGAAAGTGATTCGGACAGCAGCTCGGGGAGTGACTCAGATAGTGAATTAGGAAAATACTTTTATCCTAAAATTGAGGAATTAGAGAATGCAAGACAACCAGAACCTGGAATGAAATTCCAAACCCTTGAAGATGCGCACGGGTTCTACAATACATATGCTCTCCTAACAGGTTTTGCAGTTAAGCGAGGTACAAATTACATGAGAAAGAAGTTTCACCTAGTATGCAACAGGAGTGGCAAACCAAAGCCAACTCGGCTGAAcaggaaaaggaagagaagcTCTATAGAGAAGACAAATTGCCAAGCAAAGGTGATAGTGAAGCTCACTAGGGGACAGTGGGAGTTCACGACAGTTCGCAATGAGCACAACCATCCACTGTGCCCTAGCGCTTCCCTCACAAAATTTTTCTTGAGCCATAAAGACATATCAACTGAAGAGAAATCGCTTCTAAAAGTTCTGCAAAAAAGTAGGATACCTCCCAATAAAGTTATGAAGATCTTTAGGAGAATGAGAGACATACCGTTGAAGAAAAAAGACATGACCGGTTTACAGTATGCAGAACATCGTAGAACAGAAAACTCAGATGTTGAAGTAACGTTGAAGCACTTGAAAGAACTGGAGCTGCGGAACCCATGCTTTCTCTACACGAAGCAAACAGATGAAGACAACATAGCTCGGAGTATTTTCTGGAGTGATGCAAGGTCGAAATTGGATTATGAAATTTTTGGAGATTTCCTGTTGTTTGATACAACCTATACCACATTTAGGCATAATATGCCATTCACTCCTATTATTGGAATAAATAACCATGGGAGAACCCTATTGTTAGGATGCGCCTTGCTACATGATGAGAAATCTGAAACTTTCATATGGATGTTCCAGAAACTTCTGCAAATGATGGGAGGAAAAATGCCAGTATCAATCATAACAAACCAGGATGAAGCTATGGCAAAAGCAATTGCAGAGGTCATGCCGCAAGTAAGGCACAGGTTTTGCAAATCGGATGTAATGGGTAAAGCACAGGAAAAGATATCAGCCTTCATGGCAGTAAGAGGCAACATAAAGGAAGAGCTGGATAGCTTAGTTGACAATTCACTGACGGAAACAGAATTTGAAGAAGGGTGGATTTCACTCATTAAGAGATACGATGCAAGTGAGAACGAGTACCTAAGAATCATGtggaaaacaaggaaaaactGGGTGCCTGTTTATTTCAGGCAAGATTTCTTTCCATTTGTCGAATCACATGGACGTGGGGAAAGGATGAACCTATTGTTCAAAGACTATGTTCTTACTAATGACAGAATAGAGAAATTCATTGAAAGATATGAGGAGATACAAAAGGAAATAATAGAAACGGATGATGAAGATAGACTTCAAACAGGAACTGTACCTTCATGTTTCTCTTTGCACCCGATTGAAAAGCATGCAGCTAATATTTACACAAGGCAAATATTTCTGAAAGTACAGAGGGAAGTTCTCAATTCTACAGCATTCAATGTGCATGAGGTACAAAGAGGGGTTGTGTACCGACTGGACAAGGTTTTCAACTACGAGAACCCAGAGTTTGATAGGAATTACTTTGAAGTGATAGTTGAACCTGGGACCAATTCATTCACATGCCAATGCGCAAAGTTTACCCGGGATGGAATACTTTGTTGTCACATAATCAGACTATTCACGCAGTTTGGAATCAATGAAATACCCGAGCAATATATACTTCCCAGATGGACtgacaaattcagagaagagAAGGCAAAACAGTACAAGGAAAAATGCTTACGGAAGACAGAAAATACAATGAGGTATGCAAAGTTTATGAGTAAAATGGCTGACCTGGGCAAAAGAATATGTGGTGATGGTGCAAGATACAATGCAGCAATGCTTGAAGTTGACAAGATTGAAAAAATGTCAACGGCTGAAGGAGAAAATCCTGAATTTGATGAGTTAGACAGCATGTGTTGTGGACAAGGGCCTAGGCAACAGAAGCATTGGCATGATTGCAGGGCAGCTGAAGCCATGTCCGACATGTGCGGGAATCAGGATGTCCAGGTCCAGGTGGGTGCTCATGTCCAGGATGAAGGATGA